The following is a genomic window from Nymphaea colorata isolate Beijing-Zhang1983 chromosome 3, ASM883128v2, whole genome shotgun sequence.
AATGCGAATGAAGAAAGTCTATACTATGCATATCTAAATCCCATTTGTAAATGcacacaatctgaatctgacttttaagtcACATCAGAATTCACCTTGAAGTGCATTATCAAACGACACTTTAGATGTGGACACTGACTAAGCTTGGGCATCCACAAACTCGGGCCTCACGACCCAAAACTCGACTGGAATAAcattaaaacatatatttttaatataaattaatatataaatataattaatcataataaaatatataattatatatataaataataaaatttaaaatactaTTTAAATAGAAATTATTGGACTGAATCGATCCGGCCTGACAAGTTATCCTGTCGACCCAAGCCTAGGCCAGACAATATTGGCATATTGGTGTCATTCCTTTTGCAACGCAGAAGGTTGATactaaagaaaatcaaaatagagATTGGCCGCCTACCAGCCCATGTCTCCGCCAATGCACCAACCCCCTTTTGAGAATAATTATAAAGCTTattgaataaaaagaaaagtatcaatccttttcctttctatcccaatcttttcaattttggaGATATTGAATTTACATTGAATTATCAATTCTTTTTGTTTACAATCaaacatgtttgtttttttgctttcccTTCTTAATTAACCAACTAAACACTAGATTGACTACCCTTTCCTTCGCGGTTAGGATAGGTCAGATTATTCCGCCGGCCTTTTGAAAGCACCACCACTGTCACCGAAGTCCAACATGCCTTAAGCGGCGTTTTGGGTGCGTTCTGCCTCTATTCCAGAGTATCATCCAAAGGCAGCTGAAATGGTGAAATCCACCCCGCTTTCTGCCTGAATGTCAAACTTTGGAGCTCCATTAACTTAACTGTTTGATTTAAGCGGAGCACGTAGCCAGATGATAGAGCTCTCTTCTTGACTAGATTTTGGTCCACTTTTCATGGGCGCCCCCCCAACCTTCATTGTATTAACTTGTCTTTCTCTGGCTATTAATTAATGAATGTTTGACATTAGTTAGCTAACGTTGGGGCAGGTTCACTATACTGCTATCCTGGTCTATTCATGGTTTCCGTTTTCATAAGCATGGAATACTCTACAAcgacataaaaagataaaatttaagCTATGTGACTTTGACATGTATGTTTAGTTGAAGATCAGGATTTTTACACTATAAACAATTCGCAGACTTCTTTCCTTATGCATATTTCTTTTAGAATGGGAAGATCTGGATTGACCATGTATGTTTGAGAGGGAGAAGTCTATGCAGTAGTTGGAAGCTAGTGGCGGCCCATTTGAAGACCAAAGTGGATATCACTGTAGGTGAGTAACGGAAGGAACGGAAGGAGGATAACGAGTAGAGTAGTTGAACATTCTTGAAGACCCAGTTGTTGCATTCTTCTCTGTTCCACCACAAGCAACTGATAAGCCAAGAAGGCCAAAAGGGAGAAGCCAAAACCCAGACATGCCAAGAGAGGGCGAAAAAGAGCCACTACTGAGAGGTTGCGAGATAGGTGATGATAGAAGAGAACTAAACGGCGATGGAAGATCAAAATTGACCAATCGTACTCGAATTCCATGAATATGTAAGTTAGACCAAGATGGGCGTCCGCAGTTTGAAAACCAGCTCAGATAAGGAGGCAAATAGTATAGGCCAAAAACAAAGAGCGCAAAAGGCATTGAACTCTCTTTGTTAAGACCGAGAATTCCTTGTTCGTCTTTGAAAACAAAAGGCTGCTTGTCTATATGTTGATGAAACAATTATACGTGCAACTTCACTACTTTTGTCCAAATCTTGCCTTGGAAGAATATCATGGCTCTCTGCTCTAATTTCTCTGAATGGAATTAACTTGAAAACGGAGGACCTAGTTTGCATTTCCTCAATTGAAAAAGCATGTATGGTTTTGTTGGAAAAGGTTTGTGCTCAACGATCTACTCATTGCCACAGCAATGGCTTTTCACCATCCTTGTCAGCTTCAGGTGGAATTAAATTTAAGGAATACCCAGCTTTATATACAAGAATTCAAGGGATTGTAGTATGCAATCTTGATACGTTCCAGCTATAGGCTTTGCTGTGAAGAGTCAGTTTATGCAGAACCGAGAAGAACTCATCCGCTGGCAAAAAAACGGACTTCAGGTGTTGAGGGGGACTATATTCTAGACATTATGCATTGAATAACAAAGTAACACACCTCAAGAACTTTCATATTCCTCTGACGTAACTTGGGCAAGATATCATATTTATTATGGATTGAACAACAACAGGAGGATATGCAGGTTTTCATGGATTTGGTCTGGAGTTCCTACCATCTGTTGTAATGACCCTATGCTCCATAATCAGGCAAAATATATTGAAGTGGgtaattttttcaagttatcGACTTCCCGACGGCATAATTGTTTATGCAAACTGAATATTGTATGACTGAGACACCACACCTTTAAATTTGAGATGGGTGCTAGAGATAAAGGTGCCACATGTCAGACAAAGCGAGAATGatgtagaagaaagaaaaccgaTTTTTATAGAGAGAAAGCAGATCACCAGAATAATAGAACAGAAGTTCATTCTAAGTTGAAATCTGTTGTGATACATGATAAAACATGACCTGCAGAAAGAGGGGGTAAGTGAAGGAAATCACGTATTTACACATGCTCGTAAGCAAAAATATCTCTGTAGATCTGTTGAATGTATCAAATCCAATGATTGTCCTCAAAGAAATGAGAACACGACTAGGGAAATGTCTTCTGTATGCAGAACCTTTaagaaggaaaacaaggaaaccTCAGCTAGATGTTCAGAGTGTAAGAAGTTGTCCTGACGTACGTTCAATCCGAACCAGACCACGtattgtttcatgtattttGTGGATTTCATTTACTTTTATTGCAACGTATCGTTTGTAAATGGATAATGAAATCCCTTCAAGGGGCGTAAGGCGATCAGGAAGAATACCGGCTCATATTCATGGGGTGGTTGCTGTCACACTCGAGCGCGTTACAAACAGTGACAAGGACACCTGAAGGAGGTACTGGTTTCTCCCACataaacattagaaaaaaaaaattatgaaatgcATATGCTCTACGAATGGGCTAATTCTGGACTGCAGAAAGacaaatgttttttatttactGAAATTGGCAGGTCGCCAATTCATCAAACACCtttccttttgcttcttttagaTTATCCACTAGGCTGATTAACGAAACACTTGTCAATAAGGAACCTATTCAGGGACGGGAAACAGAGGAATAGatagaaaatatcaaaatatgattGCGCGGATCAGGCAGGGCAAATCCACGCTTTGCTCCTCTACCACGAAGAAAAAGCATTGGCTGCTTCTTAGTTCACCCTCCTGCAGTCCTTCCTGATCTCCCCATTGGAACCAGTGAGAGGCTGGATGTCCCCCATCTTGGTCATGGCGGTGACGAAGTCGTTCTCGAAGGAATCAGGGTCTTCACTGTAAGCTCTCACTTGGGAATCTGTGGAGCCACCATTGAACAATTGCTGATCAGAATGAAGGAGGCCTCGCTTGGCAATCAGGTTATCGAAGTAGCTGTTGTCAAAGAGTCTTGGGGTTTGGGAGTCAAGAGGTGCCAAGTTGTTGTCCCCTGAGCCGGCGATGCTGGGGCAGAACGGTTGCCTTGTTTCGGCAAAGAAACCATTTATGTTCGTCTCATTATATATGCGGCTTCTGAAGTTGGTGCACCTTGCGAAACCAATGGTGTGAGCGCCTGCTTgcagaaaaaagggaaataagtAAAAGTGAGAAAGAGACTTTCTAATAACATTTCAAGCCTCATAAGAAGCTGTTAGAAGGCAACAGCAAAATGCGAtgatcacagagagagagagagagagagagagagacagcggGAGATTGAGATTCTGTACCTGACAGTGCAACCATGTCTTGGACAGAGAGACCATGTGACTGGAAGTTAGAGATGAGTTGATTGAGGTTGCTGGTGGGAGGTGGGATGCTGGTGTTTGCTGCAGCTTGACTCGCTGTCTTAGCATCCCTCCTTCCCAGCCTCACATTCCAATTTGGTCCACCTAACTGTAATATAATTTCAAGACAGCAGTTTTTAATCATTTGGATTAGTTTGTAGTGTTCTCAGAGCATAAGACATTTTAAAAGATATCATCTCAAAAGCAAAATAATATCCCTGAAATTAGATATCAAGTTAAGATCATGATAAGATACTGCCATGTTTGTTACATTGAGCATGGGAACCAAAATCTTGTCTCGCGTTCCACCAGCATACAACTAATCAAAGAGATTTTCAACAGGAAACATTCTCTGCGATTCCAAGCTCTCAATGGTGAGGCACCAACGTGCACTTTTAAAAGCACAAAAGCAATACAGATTTGCCATTATGGAAGCACTGACCTCAACGACGGAGTCCTTAGCAGTAAGGGCGAGTATATCAGCACATGAGACAACACCAGGGCAAACCTCATCCACTGCTGCCTTAATGGCATCGATCACCTCAAACCCTCTTGCAGAGTTCAAATTCGGAGCTGCCTTCTTTTCACCCACAAATGTTGCTGTGTCATCTAATAGAATAGATCCATCACATCCCTAAGACCAAACAAAGAATATGGCTGGTCAGGCATTTATGCGTATTTTATGCAATATATACACCCCTTaatcttatacatatataaagtaGGTTGGGGGAGATCAGATGGTACGTTGACAAAGCAGTCATGGAAGAAGAGGCGAAGCAGGGAGGCTCCCATCCGTGGCTGTCGGTTTACTGCTAACTGGACTTGATACCGAATGGTGGGCAAGAGGTCAGGGCAGCTCTCCTGGTAGAAGTCAGGGGTGAGCTGAGAAGAGCAACCCCTCGCAAGGAGGAGGACGGCAACGGAAAGAGCCACCACGAGCATGACATGGGAGTTAGCAATTGTCAATGACTGCTACTGGTTTCTGGTTACAGGCTACTGTTTGCTGACGGAAGGGATGTCTTGACAAGTGAAGACGCGGTGTGATCTCCCAGAGTCCCAACATTTATAGCAACTTCATGAACTGAGTTGCATTGGCCTAATCCTACcgcctccctccctctctctgtttGTTACAGTGCTTTCTTCTTAAGAAAATCTCAATCATTGTGCAATGTGGAATTTATGAGCAAGTTGAAAGAAGCCTAACCCACCACATAAAGAGTATATACGCAATAATGCAAGTCCACTAACTTAATTGCTCCTGTTAAGTTGCTTAAGAAGTTGCCGACGTTTGATAATTGAGACATAAAATGTTGATCCTGAAAGAACAAACACAAGGCTATAAACACAAGAAATCAGAAGGTAAACCACAGCTAATGTTCCTGGTTTAAGTAGCTTAATTACGACACTTTTTACAGTAATATCACAACGAATCAAACATATTGTATCCAAATAGCACGAGCCTCATCTGTTTTAATACTTCTGTCATGCCATGGAAAAGCTCAGAAAACAGAACAGAAGGGCAATTGAGACCCGTCTTGAGCTTGAGATTCTGCATTCCGTCTAATAATCAACCGCAACAATCATTTTGCTATACATCAATACGAACAGAAAACTTGGCTAAGGCGCCCACATATGTCCTATACACTTTTGGGCAAAAGAAAgcatgcgcacacacacacacgcacacacactgCATCTCTAAGATTCTTTTAGCAACGAAAAGTTCACAAATTAAGTACTATtgtaaaagatttaaaaaatttgtttataCATTTGATACCATTAAATGTTGAATGCAACTTTGCTCCCTGTACAATTTTCAAAACGTTTGCTTCAACATCTCGGTGATATACAATTGACTTCATATTGGATCAAATCCCAACAACTACCACATtgcatattaaaatataatCTCGTTGTACCTTTTGGACTTCTTCAacagagagaaaggttcactcTTCCTTCTTTATGTTCTTCTTTATGACAAGAGAGGTGCGCCACTGTCATCCCCCCAGAAAGTTTACCGGGAGCGACACTTCTCTGCTGAACTTTGTTCAGAGCTGAGAGTAGGGAAACTCTCAAAGGTCGAACATTGTTGGAAGCTGAATGTGGTTACAATAAGACAGGTTAATTGGATAAGAATTAATTTTGGTCCAGTTAACAATCAAAACTGTATTTCATGTAACAATTCCTTGCTGAACTGCTGAATATTCGGGTTTAGTACATGTAAGAGTCCGATTTCGTTAGGTTCTCTCATTTTGTACCTTTAAAAGTAAACTTATTTTCGAGTAGGAGTTCATGAAATGGTTGCATCTTTGCCAAATGTACTACATGGCGTGCCTCTATTATAGAGGATCTAGGAAATGGGTGCACTAAAAGATAAACAAATGCAAGAAAGACAAAAACACAGTTATGGACTTAAATTACGCAAAGTGATGTATTGCCATGTATCAGTTGTTcgttattaaaaaaattaaattatacataaaaaaaaagccttcTAGTAATTCCTATAAGCATATTGCTGGTGATATATTCTtattctgtctctctctcagttTTTGACCTGCTGCTGCTGTCTGGCTGGCTCCTTTCTCTCCCCCTTCCACTTTCCCTCCCAGCTCTCTCTTTCCTGTAGTTCGTTTCCTGTCGATCTTTTGCCCTATTTTGTTACCCTCTCATTGTCGaatttcctctttcttctctctctctctcatatgggGCATTGAATCAAAGGCTTtgaaacattttgttttttgttttttttttcttttttcgccAAAATGCTCTACAGAAAACAGTAAGAtagagaagaaaagataaacCACAAAGATGCAAAACACATGCAATATTAGTTGTGATTATAGGGGCTGTTTGGTGGCAGTAACATATTCTTACTGTTCAAAAAAtagagcagattcatggaatatttTGTTacaatgttccatgaatctgtcatATTTTTCATGGGACAGTAACTcattactgttgccaaacaatggTCAACTACTTGGACACCACCACATGCTATCTTCTTGTTGCTCTTTTTTCAGGGTGATGAAGAGATCGGCCCACACATGGTGATAGTGGTAGCAGATGCACGATTGATTCAAATCGGGCCTGGTTGTCTATATCTAGTGCATTTCTCCTTTTTTGACTCAATATTTTTATTCTGTCACACTCACAGTCCAAATTAATGAGTGGCacaatatgaacataaaacaagcaaaaaggTCCTGCCCACTGAAAAGGCAGCAGACCTACCCACAAAGAAAAGAGAAcgaaagaagaaagggaaactCTTATCTAGGCACGACTAAATTAAGCATTATGTGTTTGTCAAAGGCCTCCACTCTACCTACCATGATTCGGGCATATCCTCAATTTTGGGTGAAAACAACGCTGCCATGGCAGGAAAATGCATGAGAAGGTGGAAGAGGGTGTGAGTCGTGTTTGAAGCAAACGCCATAAGTGATGCATGCTTTGACAATTGGGAAGATCAAAATGGTACTTGCATCTCTTTGGCCTAATTTCTTcgttaaacatttttttttgggtgtaaTTAGTAGACGCCAAAGGCAGATACATGATATGGCATACAATTTTTTACATGTTTAATCAACAAAAAGCAAGCTAGTTGTTGTGCATGGCACTCACGCATGCATAAAATGAGTATTATTCGAAAAAAGATGTGTATAATGCCTCAGAAATAAGCCAACCGTATAAAACGGCAGTTAGacatgtattttttgaaaaaacaccataaaataaaaaacgtgaaaaaacacatattatacacatttttggcgtttttcatatttttgttaatttttattttttatagttttcaggatttattaaatgttttgaattttgtaaaaatttacagatattctcgagatatacaactttgccgtacaCAATATATGATAATCCATACACAATATATGATAATGATTTAAAGTAAGGAATAAATCATCATACTTGTTCGTATTACAAAAATCACATGACACAAAAATAGTTCTATACAGCTCTGGCCCCGCAAAATGGGCTAGACATATACAATCTGGTGCTAATATTGTGACCCTAGAGCTCGAACCGCCGCCGCTCTTTAGACTGGCGATATAGCTTAGTGCCAGTGACAAGTCCACTCAGGTAATATTGTTGCGCCAAAGATGGAACGTTAACTGCCAATACAAGCGCCACAATAGGTTTAACCtggggcttttttttttttagcgcCAGAAATGAAGGAGTACCCTGTAGGGCAAATGAAGGTGAACTCTGGCGCTAGTTTGCACTAAAGACACAATTACATACACCAGACAGGCGCCAGTGAGTAGGCTATCAATGCTGAGATTTTGCGTCAGCCGTAGTCATGAAGCGTTTCAAAGAGTTTAACAATGTGTTTAGATTCAAAACCCATGCATGACATAGTGTATCCAATATTAGGTCAAATGATCCATTTCTACTCAACCATATAAAACAATATCTAATAAAATAATAGAATTCAACTAAGCAAACTTGTGGCCATGTCAGTAGGGGGAGCCAAGGTTTGGGGTATTTACCATCCCCTTCCAGCATACAACATAACATACACAAGCATACTTTATCAAGTTCACAACACTTATTTAAATGACATGGATGCTCCTTAATACGGATGATAAGATATCCGATTTGAATTAAATATCTAACTGAATGATTTCGAAgatattagaaatgaaaaaaattaatatccaatcaaGAAGTTagattgaattcagattaatGAAACGACATccgatcaaattcagattggaaCTAGTTTTAAATAAGTATCCTACATCCAATGCTCATATATGAATgca
Proteins encoded in this region:
- the LOC116250553 gene encoding peroxidase P7-like translates to MLVVALSVAVLLLARGCSSQLTPDFYQESCPDLLPTIRYQVQLAVNRQPRMGASLLRLFFHDCFVNGCDGSILLDDTATFVGEKKAAPNLNSARGFEVIDAIKAAVDEVCPGVVSCADILALTAKDSVVELGGPNWNVRLGRRDAKTASQAAANTSIPPPTSNLNQLISNFQSHGLSVQDMVALSGAHTIGFARCTNFRSRIYNETNINGFFAETRQPFCPSIAGSGDNNLAPLDSQTPRLFDNSYFDNLIAKRGLLHSDQQLFNGGSTDSQVRAYSEDPDSFENDFVTAMTKMGDIQPLTGSNGEIRKDCRRVN